tcctataagtattatactaaaagaccctaaactataataaggtcgtCTTAAAGAATacggattaaatattattaacttaaagatctaaaatacgtatattaatataagtattaccttttttaatatttaattaatataatatagtagcctCGAAATACCTAACCAactcctaagtattattaatactttaaaatcgttatataaaaataaattaagaaggattaaaaagaaaaatctagtactattaaaaaaagtaaaaaatagggggtagtttttagctatttagagggtaattaatatactataatagcggggtcgttaatatcttaaatttagttagtattaatagttacttaataatagctacggctagttatagttagttatagagttttattaaagtacgtaataaaaatacttaacattaaccctaataaactagcttgcCTATAAAAGCAAAGATAGCCCCTAATGAGGcagaccggaccctaaaaggataaatagttttatatatatttaatactccttaagtatagtttagaGTCGTTACGATCCCTAATTATTAGTacgaattataaactttttataactttctactatcttaataaaaattatatatcgtatttattcTCGTTCTTTAAAAGTTCTTAAAAATCTATTTAAACCCTTttgtttttaaattatttaataactagattcttttaaaaaatctagttagtaatttaatttatttataagttatattttcgtaactttaaaaatcttaagataatatcgatatttttaatctttataatattatattataattattcttattaattattaatatatattaagaagtatacagtctcttaattaagatatctatagttataattaactcgttctctttttactttttataattaatataatttatttttatatatctataataagttaagtttatttactattcttaataaaatataggtTTCTtatacgctattattaataataatatttaatttttattttttaatattaaagttaatttataagtatacgtcgttacgttatatagttatatataaaaacttttttttcTATTTTTGCCTCTTatcgtttttttataattaactttcttagttttttataatttatttttttaaataggtttcttatttatatttctcTTAATACTCTCTCTAAGCCTTAGCTTtcctaatataataaatttaatattaattatatttatagtttttttattctatatattcgctattaaagtactttataaagaagttagggtctagtttaaatatagctctattattattattaaaacttagtaacgtctagctaagtaattaatcttctatataaatatccttaatagttttattattacgtttttataaataaaaacgactattttacttagatataagatactaaaggtatttattatttaggtattctatttaaaaaaattctttataaaaggggtttttagggttaaataaaaagtaatttttatttatataaggggttattataacttttttacgttctttagttttataaaactaaataacttagttatttttaaataaataaatatatttatattatagtttattgttatcctttttagagctagcattattaacgctaaatagtactttataatgaatctttatttaagtatttgttttttattttactattctacctttactagctgctcgggcgattctcgatatcggttatacggtattaatacatagtattagtaaatactcacactatcttattaaactatcatTTCGATTTTCTTCTACCTTTTGAACTTTCCCTCCTATAAAGATCACTAATACGGATTAATAGTGatctttatttaagtatattattaaataatgtTACGAGGTTCGTCCGAATTATAGGGTAATTtcactttattaaaataaaaagaactagttcttattttgattttttttttcgattttaaaatcgatttttcttttattaataattctaaaattaagagttagtctcttaagtacttcgatcttatttttatatacgaggtCCTTAAGCTattctttaactttataaataaatattttattaatatttacttattatattatataaatagacttagttagtattttatttaaaataagttatttttaaaacttaataagttatttttagtttatattatctcgtcgcgctatataaataaaattatttataattcttttaatattaggtcCTTTTTTTCTAAACTTAAGGAGCTACTCCTTTAAATTAACTAGGAGTTTTTATTtgatttattttttaaagaagttaagcgtgttttttataataaagtccattttattcttttcttttatattcttataaatctaagagagtataataaagtattcaattttttttttaaaaaatatagggttaataagtaagtatctcttctttttttagtattattattaaggtttcaataagtaataaagtagattgtttattactcttaggttatttagagtactattctatttattttttattattttaataagtaaaatagtcgtcattataataagctatttataaaaattatctatAAGAAacttctttatttataatattagctcgttTTTCTAAAATcagttagtactaaatatgcttaggttattaataatttctaattatatatcttagcttattatagttatagtatttaaagtcctttttttatcgaagttattcttttttagtaacgCTAAGGTCTATTAATccgctataatacttagtaataatagttattagtttatatttatatttattattaagcttagatTAGTTATTCTAAgcgttttattttttatattcgaGGTATTACgacctaatatatataactaagactagggCCCGCCCCGCAGGCTTATAGTAGCTAcggtatactatatatataaaagtatagaaatataaggtaactcttataaaacggaagaactataaataagttatatataaataagaaatagtaattacgtaataaagtaattattataattactctaaataattacttattaatattcacttagtaattacctaacgaataagagtaattattaataaaggatatatttataagcggatttatatatagtatagatttaagctaggcttaaggatagacttcttatagttctttaataatttacttaataataaatcttataatcacttttaattatttttattaaaaactgttacgaaggtaactttgtttaccttattattcgccttattatcaatattacgtaagcaaactatatatcatattaatctacgatttctgtagattattataggtattgattatataagcaatactgcttatataagcttacgtgagcaatggaaagtactggaaggtaactaaataatctagaatttactcgaggcggaattacgtactacgattacgcattcacttacgtatacgcttattaattatatcataattaataagcaatagaatattctagtaggaggtttttatgcctatatataggcgtatatttacctacctagacctttcgttaagcaagcaacttcttatatagtaatttaactatattactctctttattacaaaaacctcttttatatacgcttatatcccctatattcatatattcttacttctatatgaatattcactttttatattcttgataagaatatcccgcattacctcgttaaagctatacgtgctagattttataaaactaaaaatccctttaatataagctatattataaatataagggaatatataaggggccccctaatttttaataagaaagaatatataatataagatctagttacttatataggttagtactaagaggttttatatatattaaagtaagtatagctCGCTCTCTAGACAGCTAGAAACGGGGGAAAgttaggagctattttaattagtaattaagtatagagcgtaatatacctagttttccttaatacgtaatacatagtacggccccggcggattactccgtcggggggataaatatatatatatatatatatatagtaaatattagtaataaaaaggttagtattattcttaatagtagcgacgagggtatttttaatactattttattataagctattattatttaaaaaaataattaacttagctagatatataataaccttataaaataatagcgttaagtacttaatattattattaataatccgtagttataaactttataaaaaagaaagttaaaaaagtaaaaaaactataaaaatatagtttattaaaataataagactatttattaatattatatattaatattatataataaatatcgagaaccgcccgagtagttagtaaaggcagaatataaaaacaaattatcctatacttagtagaatattttaaactatttatcgtcttaaggtatttattacttcgtAGAGTCGCTCCTATAGTCTATTGCCCCTGGTTATTGCTCGAAAGGAACTAGAGACCTATGTTTAACTCCTTCTAGCTCCTCCTGGGTCCTGATTACGGAATTTGATAAGTGCTTATTGAGTCTTACGCCTATTAACCGGCTTGATGCCACACTGGCAAACGTGCGGCACATATACCCTTTGCTAAATATTTCACTGATATCTGAATGTGCCGGTTTACGATAGAAGTTGATTTATTTGATTAAAAGACGAGAAATAGCTCGTCTAGGGTATATAGTAACTCATAAGGCTTCAAATGCATTTCAAATCAAGATCGACCACCACACTGGCCCCACGTCGGGCTGCCCTATTGTGATTATCGCTCCATACGCTCGTCATGGATGAGTGATACGTTATACCGCTCTTCGCCACTCCATACCTTGCCCACCGAGTTGCACTGGGCCACCGCCTGTCGCATGTCGGACATCAGTCCGCCAGGGCCACTTGCAAACACCGCCGTTCGCCCATCGACAGTGGCGTCGACAAATTCTCGGACAACTGTCGCCAGTTCGGGATGGCGGCGGGTGTTGTTGACGCCAACCTGGTCTATCGCCCGAGCTGACACCTGCACTTGCTTCTCACCCGAACTATTACCAGCATCAGACGAAGATTCCGACTCCGAGATGTCCCCGGAATCTCCGGAGCGAGAGGAGGCATTGCCGGATTCGCGTGTGGCAAAGATGCGAACCACCACCTTCGGGCCTTGCTCAGCTTCCAAAGCATCAAGCTCGGCTTGCACCCAAGCTACGTCGTTTGTATGTCTCACAACCCAGACCAATTCGAGCTTTCGAGATGCCCCAGAGTGCTTCTTCAGACTCATCAAAACAGGGAGAACGTAGGTGATGCCGGTACCACCAGCAACGCACAGAATGTTGACGTCTGAGGTGACATTTCTCAGAATTGGGTCGCCGTAAGGTCCAGTCAAGATAACTGGAGTAGTTGGGCCGGCGTTAGTCTTCTCAACAGGACCGGCAGCGAGCTTGCGTGCAGCAATCTGAGCAACCTTCTTCGTCTCACCACCCTTTGCGCGGAAAATGTAGGAATGTTTCGTTTTTCCGTTCACAGTAACAGGGGCGTTGAGAGGCGTGAAGGGATGTGATTGCCAGATGCTACTCTCGCTGAAGCACAAGTAGAAGTGCTGACCAATCTTCCAGGCATCATGGGGGTGACTGAAGTCGAGTCGGACAACGTCGCCATTCTCTGAATCGGGAAATACTGTCATAGCCGCCTGCGCAGCAGAGAAGCCCATACCCTTACCCTCAATGAAGTTGTGATGCATCAGCGCAGTTCTTACACCACGGGCGAAGCGGTCCATGAACCAGATGACAAGAGCTGGAATCATGAAACACTCCAGGTTCTTCCAGTGACCAATGCAAGCACCAATGTATAACATGGCAAGCACGTAGTGCGACTTGCGGAAGAATTCGTAGCCGGTCAGACGAATGACCGGGGGCAAGCTGAGGATATATAGGGCCATGAGGAAGAACAAGGCAATGCAGCCCCATATCATGTAGAGCTGGGAGATCCATTCGTTGGCTACCGTGGGCTGAGGCTGATATAGACGGACCTCAATCACCAGCCAGCCGATGGTATGCAAACTGGACTGGATAACGATAATGTAGCCAACCCAGCGGTGAAGAAAGTTGAAGTTCTGATAGGGGATGCCGGTGAGAAGGGAGAGGATTGACTCTCGTGTCGAGAAGAGGACAGACAAAGGTGTAAGGGCGTAGGCAAGTGTTCCAATACGATCAGACCAGGGACCGAGACTGACTCTAGTATTGTAGACGCCTGGCATCTTCTTGACGGGGGTGATCCATGTGTTGTAGATGATACCAACAAAGGAGAAGATCAAGAGATAACCGGACAAAACGGCCAAGACCAGTACCTGCAGGCGGGTTGTCCTACCGAAGATGGGACGGGCGCAGTCGGGGAGGAGGTATCGGTTGATTGCGGACGAGGCAGTCTGACGAAGGCGGTTGAGAAAGCTCTTGCTTGCTCTTGTATCCTCGAGGAGAGCAGCTCGAAGGACATCCTCCTCGGAGAGAGACGGCAATGACCGTCGACCAACGGCCCATAACAATAAGATGGCGCCAATAACCGCCCACAAAATACCAACGTATAGCATGCCTAAATCATGAGAGGCGTAGACAACATCCAGGTAGGCGCAGGACCCGGCGTCGTTGGTACATGGAAGGGCCCGATCCACGTAGCCCCAGTGAGGCTCTATCGTGGTGGCATCGCTCAAGTTCTGGATGTGGCGGGCCGCCACTTGAGATTTGAGTTGAGAATCCATGGTGTTCTTGGAGGTGCTGTGAGAAGACCAGATGTGAGAGTTGACCGAGGGTCGGCTTGTATCTTTCGACAGCGCTCAGCGCCGTCTTGATACTTCGGTTTTCTGGGGGTAATCTACTTTGAAAGAGATGCGTGTGCGCATGTGGTCGAGATGGTGGATGTAATTATAAGTGCCGTTGTAGTGCCGGTCTCAGTACAACATTAAGGTCATGAGCTTCCCGGGAGCAAAGAATACTAGATCTTGCGATATGGACCGAGGATAATGTGAAGGACAACGTAAAAAGAAGTCGGGGGACTGTATGGTAGATGATGAGAGCAGATGTAGATAAACGGCAGCCAGCGAGGCAGAGACTCTTAAGGGGAGGATGGTGTGGCACGGAGGATGGAGTGTACCGGTAGTATCATCATTCGAGAAGAAGAAACGGGACCGGGCGGGATTTGAGAAGGTTTCCGGGACGTCTTTATGGCGGGTTATGGGGTCTGCGAAGGTGGCTAGTTAATCTAGGGGTCTTGGTAATGTTTCCGGGTTTGGGGCGGCTCCGCGATGTTTGGAGCCGGAAGGAGGGCAACGGGGCCACTGGTGTCACTCTTAAAGAGAATCCCCATATTGAAACCTGCTTATACAGTTGCTTTTTGAGCAAGTTTCTGTGTCATCAAGAATGGCTGCGCTGAGTCTGGCCAAGGCAATAATTACTCCCCAGTTCTGGAGGGCGATGGGAGGGGCTGGCCAGGTTGGAGATCTGCTATTCGCAAAAGGAACAAGGGTTCTTGGTTTGGTTTCTGGAGCACATTAGCGGGGAATGAGCCGGAACTGTGAACTTCTGGAGACCCATAGCGAAAGGACTCTTTAGAAAGTGGCAGAATGGCCATGTGGACTAGGAGAATCGAGGGATCAAATGCTCAGTGAGGTAGTATTCTATGAACAAAATGGGCAACATAAGCCGGGTGAAAGTCAGCGACAGTGCTGTGTGAAGATGTTGTAAAACACGGAAACTATGATCGTGTGGTAGAAGAGGAGTGAGCAAGTTGAGCATCTTTGAGCAAGTTTCTGTTAGAAAGTGGATCCGAGCCGGGGTCTCGCGTGGGAACCTAACTACGAGATCCACCGTGGCGTGTGGGGCCGGGCTGCAGGAGCGGCGCGGCTCTCGGGACCGTCAAGGTTCTTCCTGCCATGTTTCCCCTCATCCCGAACTACCACCAGTCATCTCACCAATATCTCTTGATGCTGTGAAGGATCATCTCCAGCTTGTCCAAGCCATTGCCTCTTTTGGCATCGAGTCGTTGTTCCCAGCAGGGCGGGCAAACCTCAATAAGGTATATTCTAGGGCTGGCCCAACAGGCTGAACGCTCACCCGAGATGATTTCAGCGGAACCTGGAAAACGGGAGACCCGCCCTCGGGTCGGGTGGCTTTTGCAATGACGGTCAAGTTGACAACTGAACGCCGAAAGCGTTATGGACATAATGGGTAACACCCGAAATATCTTATTGTGCAACTCAAGAGAAAACTCAAACCATTTCACTCAAGATTCCCTTGAAGGGGTTGCGTTGATTGTCTTCAGCAAGTATCGTTGTCAAAGACATAGTATCGAGTCGCATATTACAATGGCCTGTGGATTTTAATCTGACTTGATCCGGTGGCAAAAGGATTCGAGTCATTTCCGGAAAGACACATTCCCAGTCTGTTGCTATCCAGCAGCTTTAGGTAAGACCAGGTAAGTTGCTAATGGTGTCTATTCCTACTCTGTTTCCCTTGGCAAACACTGAGGTCATATTAGCGTGAGCAAGATAGAGGGTCTGCTGTCGTAATTCGGATACACGCCAACTATCCAACGCCCAACCTTTCCATACCATCGTAACATCCTTTCGGTTGACTAAGGCAGCATGAGTGGAACCCTTTGAATCGTCAGCAACGGAAACAGACGCTCCTAAAGTCCTTACTCAATCCCTCCATGCTCATGTCCCATGCCGACCCCTCTTGAAACCTGCGCAGCACCACCTTTGCCGTTGACTGACCAGGATCTGCCAGCCATATCTGCGCTAACCCATAAGTAGTGACATCCCCCTCCACACACCTTCTTTGCCCTCTCTTTGCGTTATGTGTGCCATTTCCCTCTTCTCCGGGTCCCTGTCACTTCTACAATCCTGCAATCGCTGAGTGTTCGGCCCGTGCTGAccctgtactccgtacctgtGGGACGTTCATTCAACTCTCTCATATCCACCCAACACCCATCCAGCCTCCAGGCCTACTCCGGGTCTTCAGCCCGTATAGATATCAAGCGATTCCGGCGCGAGCGGCCTGCGGGGTGCCTGCTGAAGTTATCTCTACGTCTGCCAGCGCTCTACTTCACTCCAGCGCTCTCAACCCGAACCAGTCCTCACTACCATTCGCACCACATCGCTGCTCAATCGCCCTCGTCAACGAACGTCTCCATCGACCGCCTCAACAAATCGTATCCCATTCCGTCCAATCGTACCTGCGACGCCTCACCTATATCGACTTTGCTACTCTGAATAGCTTCATTCAACGCCAGGCTCCCCTGCTTTTGGTCGCTCAACCCTGTCTCTTCTCCCTTCGCATACAAGCTTCTGGCTTGCCAAATTAGCCCATTATGGACCACAGTTCGATGGCCAGCTCAACAGACTGCAAGATGTCGGTGTGTTACTGTCCGCGGCCTCCAAGTACATGTGCTCATCTAACATAACGACTAGATGTTGTGGAACTGGTATACCATTGACGCATGTAAGTACAATGAGAGTATCTTCTCGAGGTACAGTGCAGCATTGTGCTGTAAGCCCACacattcggaaaataagctaacgagccgaTGCGATAGGTTTCCTCGCGTCTTCATGGCAGATCAAGAACGCCGGCATGTTCGCCGCTAGCTGCATCGGTGTCGGTCTGCTCACCGTCTTCCTCGAAGTGTTCCGACGACTCGGAAAAGAATACGACGCCCTCATCCAGCGCCAGTTCCATGCCCGCGCCGCCGAACTACAAGCTCGTATGCCCAAGGAGACGGACTGCTGCGAACCTCCCACTGTTGTCGCCCCTCAGACGCTTGTCTTCCGTGCATCGCCACTGCAGCAGCTCATCCGATCTGTAATTCACGCCGCGACTTTTGGATTGGCATACATCGTCATGTTGCTGGCCATGTACTACAATGGCTACCTCATCATTTCCATCATAATCGGCGCTGGCTTGGGCAAATTCCTTTGCGATTGGCTTGTTATTCGTGTCACTCTGGAGGCTCTGGCACCAGCAGCTCCCAATAACATTGTTGGAATTGAGGAGCCAAGTGTCTGCTGCGGTTGAGAGAATGGTGACCTAATTGAATTAGC
This is a stretch of genomic DNA from Colletotrichum lupini chromosome 10, complete sequence. It encodes these proteins:
- a CDS encoding ctr copper transporter, with product MDHSSMASSTDCKMSMLWNWYTIDACFLASSWQIKNAGMFAASCIGVGLLTVFLEVFRRLGKEYDALIQRQFHARAAELQARMPKETDCCEPPTVVAPQTLVFRASPLQQLIRSVIHAATFGLAYIVMLLAMYYNGYLIISIIIGAGLGKFLCDWLVIRVTLEALAPAAPNNIVGIEEPSVCCG
- a CDS encoding ferric reductase like transmembrane component encodes the protein MDSQLKSQVAARHIQNLSDATTIEPHWGYVDRALPCTNDAGSCAYLDVVYASHDLGMLYVGILWAVIGAILLLWAVGRRSLPSLSEEDVLRAALLEDTRASKSFLNRLRQTASSAINRYLLPDCARPIFGRTTRLQVLVLAVLSGYLLIFSFVGIIYNTWITPVKKMPGVYNTRVSLGPWSDRIGTLAYALTPLSVLFSTRESILSLLTGIPYQNFNFLHRWVGYIIVIQSSLHTIGWLVIEVRLYQPQPTVANEWISQLYMIWGCIALFFLMALYILSLPPVIRLTGYEFFRKSHYVLAMLYIGACIGHWKNLECFMIPALVIWFMDRFARGVRTALMHHNFIEGKGMGFSAAQAAMTVFPDSENGDVVRLDFSHPHDAWKIGQHFYLCFSESSIWQSHPFTPLNAPVTVNGKTKHSYIFRAKGGETKKVAQIAARKLAAGPVEKTNAGPTTPVILTGPYGDPILRNVTSDVNILCVAGGTGITYVLPVLMSLKKHSGASRKLELVWVVRHTNDVAWVQAELDALEAEQGPKVVVRIFATRESGNASSRSGDSGDISESESSSDAGNSSGEKQVQVSARAIDQVGVNNTRRHPELATVVREFVDATVDGRTAVFASGPGGLMSDMRQAVAQCNSVGKVWSGEERYNVSLIHDERMER